Proteins encoded in a region of the Flavobacteriaceae bacterium HL-DH10 genome:
- the gldG gene encoding gliding motility-associated ABC transporter substrate-binding protein GldG gives MNKTIKHIVILIIAIIAINILSYQVFKRFDLTEDARYTLSDAAVNIIKDVESPIIVDVFLEGEDFPSEFRRLQRETKQLLEEFSAKNNHIIFHFINPLKDESSRELNIQQLSARGLTPMQLSVEESGKSTQAVIFPWALASYKDQTVVIPLIKNKIGATQQELVTNSVQHLEYAFADGFNKLTKPKHKKIAILKGNKELEDKYITDFVKKIGDYYFIAPFTLDSVAKNAQKTLNELNTFDLIISAKPTEAFSEKEKLVLDQYTMNGGKSLWLIDAVAMEKDSLYNETGSNFAVTRDLNLTDFFFKYGVRINPEIISSLYSAPITVAMGDGSDSQFQHLRWPYSPLAGSSSHHPIVNNLDLVKFDFANQIDTLKSTITKTILLETAPLTKLEGTPREINLQVVTQKPNPALFNKGKQTLAVLLEGEFNSVYSNRVKPFNLKAEQKKSVPTKMIIIADGDVIKNDVVRNIPQELGFDRWTGKTYGNKEFLLNAVNYLLDDDGLINIRSKEITVAFLNRQEITDQKTKWQFVNTTLPLILLGLFGLIFNYFRKKKYAR, from the coding sequence TTGAATAAAACAATAAAACATATCGTAATCCTTATAATCGCTATAATTGCCATTAACATTTTAAGTTATCAGGTTTTTAAACGTTTCGATTTAACCGAAGATGCTCGTTATACACTAAGTGATGCTGCCGTAAATATTATTAAAGATGTTGAGTCACCAATTATTGTAGATGTTTTTTTAGAAGGCGAAGATTTTCCTTCAGAATTTAGAAGGCTTCAACGAGAAACTAAACAATTACTAGAAGAGTTTTCTGCAAAGAACAACCATATTATTTTTCATTTTATTAATCCTTTAAAAGATGAATCAAGTCGAGAGCTTAACATACAACAATTAAGTGCTCGCGGACTTACACCTATGCAATTAAGTGTAGAAGAAAGCGGAAAATCTACCCAAGCCGTTATTTTTCCATGGGCATTGGCCAGTTATAAAGACCAAACTGTTGTTATACCTCTTATTAAAAACAAAATAGGTGCCACACAACAAGAATTAGTTACTAATTCTGTACAGCATTTAGAATATGCATTCGCAGACGGATTTAATAAACTAACAAAACCTAAGCATAAAAAAATTGCTATTTTAAAAGGGAATAAAGAATTAGAAGACAAATACATTACCGATTTTGTCAAAAAAATTGGTGACTATTATTTTATTGCACCTTTTACTTTAGATAGTGTTGCTAAAAATGCACAAAAAACACTTAATGAGTTAAATACCTTTGATTTAATTATATCTGCAAAACCTACAGAAGCTTTTTCTGAAAAAGAAAAACTTGTTTTAGATCAGTATACCATGAATGGCGGAAAAAGTCTTTGGCTTATTGATGCTGTTGCTATGGAAAAAGACAGTTTATATAATGAGACTGGTAGTAACTTTGCTGTTACTAGAGATTTAAATCTTACCGATTTCTTTTTTAAATATGGTGTTCGAATAAATCCCGAAATAATTAGCTCGCTTTACTCTGCCCCTATTACTGTTGCCATGGGTGACGGTAGCGATTCTCAATTTCAGCATTTAAGATGGCCCTACTCTCCATTAGCAGGCTCAAGTAGTCATCACCCTATTGTAAACAATTTAGATTTGGTAAAGTTTGATTTTGCAAACCAAATAGACACCCTAAAAAGCACTATTACAAAAACCATTCTTTTAGAAACTGCTCCTTTAACAAAACTAGAAGGTACACCACGAGAAATAAACTTACAGGTAGTTACTCAAAAGCCAAATCCTGCCCTTTTTAATAAAGGAAAACAAACGCTTGCTGTACTTTTAGAAGGCGAATTTAATTCGGTTTATAGCAATCGTGTAAAACCTTTTAATCTTAAAGCAGAACAGAAAAAAAGTGTTCCTACCAAAATGATTATCATTGCCGATGGTGATGTTATTAAAAATGATGTTGTTAGAAATATACCTCAAGAATTAGGTTTTGATCGTTGGACAGGAAAAACCTATGGTAACAAAGAATTTTTACTGAATGCGGTTAATTACTTACTAGACGATGATGGACTTATAAACATTCGCTCTAAAGAAATAACCGTTGCGTTTTTAAATAGACAAGAAATAACCGATCAAAAAACCAAGTGGCAGTTTGTAAATACCACATTACCACTGATTTTACTAGGTCTTTTTGGTTTAATTTTTAATTACTTCAGAAAGAAAAAATACGCACGTTAA
- the dnaN gene encoding DNA polymerase III subunit beta produces MKFIVSSTYLLKQLQVLGGVINSSNTLPILDNFLFELDHTKLTVSASDLETTMSSSLDVESESKGSIAIPARLLLDTLKTFPEQPLTFVVEDNNTIEISSNHGKYALAYADGNEFPKAVALEDPSKTIITGDVLATAISKTIFAAGNDDLRPVMSGVFFQFSTEGLTFVATDAHKLVKYTREDVKASQVAEFIMPKKPLNLLKGILAANEDEVTIEYNESNAKFTFDNSELICRLIDGKYPNYEAVIPKENPNKLAIDRTQFLNSVRRVSIFSNKTTHQIRLKIAGAELNISAEDIDYSNKAEERLTCDYQGDDMQIGFNSRFLTEMLNNLNSDDVQLEMSMPNRAGILTPIDGLDEGEHITMLVMPVMLNS; encoded by the coding sequence ATGAAGTTTATTGTATCAAGCACATATTTATTAAAACAATTACAGGTTTTAGGTGGCGTTATTAATAGCTCTAACACCTTACCAATTTTAGATAATTTTCTATTTGAACTAGATCATACCAAACTTACCGTTTCTGCAAGCGATTTAGAAACAACTATGTCCTCGTCTTTAGATGTTGAAAGCGAAAGTAAAGGCAGCATAGCAATACCTGCTCGTTTATTATTAGATACATTAAAAACATTCCCGGAGCAACCTTTAACTTTTGTTGTTGAAGACAACAATACTATTGAAATTAGCTCTAATCATGGTAAATATGCTCTGGCTTACGCCGATGGAAACGAATTCCCAAAAGCCGTAGCCCTTGAAGACCCAAGTAAAACAATCATTACTGGTGATGTTTTAGCAACAGCCATTAGCAAAACTATTTTTGCTGCTGGTAATGACGATTTACGTCCTGTAATGAGTGGTGTGTTTTTTCAATTTTCAACTGAAGGCTTAACCTTTGTTGCTACTGATGCTCATAAATTAGTAAAATATACACGTGAAGATGTAAAAGCTAGTCAGGTAGCAGAATTTATTATGCCTAAAAAACCTTTAAATCTTTTAAAGGGTATTTTAGCAGCAAATGAAGATGAAGTAACCATCGAGTACAACGAATCTAATGCTAAATTCACCTTTGATAATTCTGAATTAATTTGTCGTCTAATTGACGGTAAATATCCTAATTATGAAGCTGTAATCCCTAAAGAAAACCCTAATAAATTAGCCATTGACAGAACTCAGTTTTTAAATTCTGTGCGCCGTGTTAGTATTTTCTCAAATAAAACAACGCATCAAATACGTTTAAAAATAGCTGGAGCCGAATTAAATATTTCAGCAGAAGATATTGATTACAGTAACAAAGCAGAAGAACGTTTAACTTGTGACTACCAAGGAGATGATATGCAAATTGGTTTCAACTCACGTTTTTTAACTGAAATGCTGAATAATTTAAATTCTGATGACGTACAATTAGAAATGAGTATGCCAAATAGAGCAGGTATATTAACACCTATAGATGGTCTGGACGAAGGCGAACACATAACTATGCTTGTTATGCCTGTGATGCTTAACAGTTAA
- a CDS encoding antibiotic biosynthesis monooxygenase family protein translates to MLVRIVKMGFHKQNIAIFMKNFDDTKTKIRGFKGCSFLELYRDRNNSNIFFTYSYWETEADLEHYRQSDLFKNIWNKTKPLFNMKPEAWSLDKIESLK, encoded by the coding sequence ATGCTAGTTAGAATCGTTAAAATGGGATTTCATAAACAAAATATAGCTATTTTTATGAAAAATTTTGACGATACAAAAACCAAAATCAGAGGGTTTAAAGGTTGTTCTTTCTTAGAATTATATAGAGACAGAAACAACTCTAATATTTTTTTCACCTATAGTTATTGGGAAACGGAAGCCGATTTAGAACATTACAGACAATCTGATTTATTTAAAAATATTTGGAATAAAACCAAACCTCTCTTTAATATGAAACCAGAAGCTTGGAGTTTAGATAAAATTGAAAGTTTAAAATAA
- the gldF gene encoding gliding motility-associated ABC transporter permease subunit GldF, protein MLAILKKEINSFFSSPIGYLVIAIFLLLNGLFLWIFKGEFNILDYGFADLSPFFLLAPWILIFLIPAVTMRSFSDEKKQGTLELLLTKPISAIHIVLGKYFGAFILILLALLPTLLYVYTVYQLGDPIGNLDIGSTLGSYFGLLFLIAAYTAIGIFASTLSDNQIVAFITSVFLCFLFYIGLEGIAEFTSNNLIDQLSMSAHYKSMSRGVLDTRDIIYFLSVTVFFLILTKLNLNKEPK, encoded by the coding sequence ATGTTAGCCATACTTAAAAAAGAAATAAACTCATTTTTCTCATCACCCATTGGTTATTTGGTGATTGCCATTTTTCTATTATTAAACGGTTTATTTTTATGGATTTTTAAAGGCGAGTTTAATATTTTAGATTATGGTTTTGCCGATTTATCACCTTTCTTCTTATTGGCACCTTGGATTTTAATTTTCCTAATACCCGCGGTAACGATGCGGAGCTTTTCTGATGAAAAAAAACAAGGCACGTTGGAACTTTTACTCACTAAACCTATATCAGCTATACATATAGTTTTAGGTAAATATTTTGGAGCTTTCATTTTAATTTTATTAGCTCTATTACCTACTTTATTATATGTTTATACGGTATATCAACTAGGAGATCCTATTGGCAATTTAGATATAGGAAGTACTTTGGGATCTTATTTCGGATTACTATTTTTAATTGCTGCTTACACCGCCATTGGTATATTTGCTTCCACATTATCAGACAACCAGATTGTGGCGTTTATCACTTCGGTATTTTTATGTTTTTTATTTTATATTGGTCTTGAAGGCATTGCAGAATTCACCTCAAATAATTTAATAGATCAATTGAGTATGAGTGCGCATTATAAAAGTATGAGTCGTGGTGTACTTGATACAAGAGATATTATATATTTTTTGAGCGTCACCGTATTTTTTTTAATACTCACAAAACTAAACTTGAATAAAGAACCTAAATGA